GGACGGCGGCCACCGCCAGGACATGGCTGCTGATCGAACAGCCCGGGCCCTGGGGTGCCAAGGCGCTCACCGCGAGCCACCTGGACCCCGTGCTCGGCCGCGCCCTTGAGGCGGCCGCGGAAGGCACCGGCGTACGGATCGCACTCATCCGCCGCCCCGGCCGGCACGCCGACTGCGGTACTCCCTCCGAACGTCATGTGTATGCGGCCCACACCACTCCGGGAAACGTATGGCTGCACGGCGCCATAACGTCCGACCCCCAGCAGCTGCTCAACCTCGACTTCGCCGCGCTGGGCATGGGTGACCCGCATACCTTCGACACGGTTCTCCAGGGCCGGCCCCACACAGGCGACCCGCTCGCCCTCGTCTGCACCAACGGCAAGCGCGATCGCTGCTGCGCCCTGCTCGGACGCCCCCTCGCGGCCGCGCTCGCCGCCTCCGGGCTGCAGGGCGTCTGGGAGGTCACCCACTTGGGCGGTCACCGCTTCTCGCCCACGCTGCTCGTCCTGCCGTATGGATACGCGTACGGGCGCGCCGAGGCCCACGCCGTCAAGGAGATCCTCCAGGGCATCCGGGAGGGGCGTGTCGTCACCGAGGGCTGTCGGGGGAGCTCCGCCTGGGAGCGGCCGGGCCAGGCGGCCGAGCTGGCCGTGCGTACGGCCACGGGAGAGCGCGCCGCCGCTGCCCTGACCGTGGTCGGCACGGATGGTGCCGCCCCGCGCTGGGAGGTCACCGTCGCGCACACCGACGGCCGTCTGTGGCGTGTCATCGTCACGCAGGGCGCCTCGCTGCCGCCCCGCCCGGAGAGCTGCGGTTCGGCGCTCGGGTCGCCCGCCCGGATGGACGTGGTGGCGGTACAAGAGCTGACGCGGACGGCGCTCGTCGTACCCTGCTGAGGCGTCTCCGGCTGCGCCCCAGGGCGGCTTCGGCGCTCGTACGACCGCGGTTCCCGCACGTGTGCGACGGCACCGCCCGCGCCCGTCGGCCCGGTACCCATATAGCTCCCGCACGGCTCCCCCACGCGACGATCAAGAGATCCACGCCACACCCCCTTACGGCGGGGCCCGCACGCCGCCGTACCGTCAAGGGCATGAGCCCCACTCCTCCCGTACGACGACTGCGCCTCGGCCTGCCGCGGCGGGTGTTCCAGCAGGTGCTGCTGATGCAGGTCGCGATCGCCGCGGGCGTCGCCGTGCTCGCCACCGGGCTGTTCCTCGCGCCCCTCAGTGCACTGCTGGACGACCAGGCGATGCGCCGGGCTCTCGCGATCGCGCAGACCACGGCGGTCCAGCCGCAGATCGCCGAGGACCTTCAGATGACACGGCCGTCCGCGGGCGGGCCCGTGCAGGTCGAGGCGGAGCGGATACGGAAGGCCAGCGGAGCCGAGTACGTCGTGGTGATGAACATGCACGGCGTGCGCTGGTCTCACACCGACACCGCGGAGATCGGCCACCTCGTCTCGACCGACCCGAGGCAGGCCCTGGCCGGCCAGAACGTCATGGAGATCGACACCGGCACACTGGGCCGCTCCGCGCGCGGCAAGGTACCGCTGCGCGACACGGACGGGAAGATCATCGGCGCGGTCTCCGTCGGTATCAAGTACGACAGCGTGCGGGCCCGGCTGATCGACGCGATCCCCGGACTGTTCGCGTACGCGGGCGGGGCCCTGGCCGTCGGTGCGCTGGCCGCGTATCTGATCTCCCGCAGGGTGCAACGGCAGACCCGCGACCTGGCGTTCTCCGACATCTCCGCGCTGCTCGCGGAGCGCGAGGCGATGCTGCACGGCATCCGCGAGGGTGTCGTCGCCCTGGACCGCGGCGGCCGCGTACGCCTCCTCAACGACGAGGCCCAACGTCTCCTGGGCGTCGATGCCGAGGCCATCGGGCAGCCGCTCGACGACGCGCTCGGTCCGGGACGTACGACCGATGTGCTGGCCGGCCGCGTCACCGGCACCGATCTCCTCACCGTCCGCGGCCACCGCGTCCTGGTCGCCAACCGCATGCCCACCGACGACGGCGGTGCCGTCGCCACGCTGCGCGACCGCACCGAGCTGGAGCAACTCGGCCGTGAACTCGACTCGACGCGCGGTCTGATCGACGCCCTGCGCGCCCAGGACCACGAGCACGCCAACCGCATGCACACGCTCCTGGGGCTGCTCGAACTGGAGATGTACGACGAGGCCGTGGAGTTCGTCGGAGAGGTGGTCGGCGACCACAGGGTGACCGCGGAACAGGTCACCGAGAAGATCCACGATCCCCTGCTCGCCGCCCTGCTGGTCGGCAAGGCGACCGTCGCGGCCGAGCGCGGTGTGGCCCTGCGGATCTCGGACAGGACACTGTTGCCGGATCGTTTGATCGACCCGGGGGGACTGGTGACCGTCGTCGGGAACCTCGTCGACAACGCGCTCGACGCCGTCGCGGGCACGCCCCACGCACGCGTGGAGGTCGAATTGCGCGCCGAGGGGCGTACCGCCGTGCTGCGGGTACGGGACACCGGGCCGGGCATACCGGAGGAGCGCCGGGAGTTGATCTTCACCGACGGCTGGACCACCAAGAAGCCCCCGGCGCACGGAAAGCGCGGAATAGGTCTCTCCTTGGTGCGCCGGCTCGCCGAGCGGCAGGGTGGCAGCGCGGCGGTCGCCGAGGCGGAGGGCGGGGGCGCGGAGTTCACGGTCGTACTGCCGGAGGCGCTGACGGACCCGGAAGCACTGACGGACCCGGAGGCACCGACGGATCCGGGGCTCGCGGCGGAGCCCTCCCCGAAGACCGCCGTCACCGCTGTCACGGAAGCCAAGGACGACGCCGAGGGCGCCAAGGAGGGGTCGCGATGATCGAGGTCCTGGTCGTGGACGACGACACCCGCGTGGCGCGGGTCAACGCCGCCTACGTGGAGAAGGTTCCGGGCTTCCATGTCGCGGGCCAGGCGCACAGCGCGGCCGAGGCGCTGCGCCGGATGGAGGCACTGCCCCGCCTGGACCTGGTCCTCATGGACCACTATCTGCCGGACGAGACGGGCCTCGCGGTCGTCCAGGAGATGCGTCGGCGCGGCCACCAGACCGACGTGATCATGGTGACCGCGGCCCGTGACATCTCGACCGTCCAGGCGGCGATGCGGCAGGGCGCCCTCCAGTACCTGGTCAAGCCGTTCGCGTTCGCGGGCCTGCGCACCAAGCTGGAGGCATACGCGGATCTGCGCCGCACCCTCGACGGCGGCGGCGAGGCCGAACAGTCCGAGGTGGACCGGATCTTCGGCGCCCTCTCGGCAAGCGCGGAGCCGGATCTGCCGAAGGGCCACTCCCCCACGACCGCGGAGCTCGTACGCCGCGCCCTGGTGAGCGCCGAAGGCCCGCTGTCGGCCCAGGAGGTCGCGGAGGAGACCGGACTGAGCCGGCAGACCGCCCAGCGCTATCTGAAGCTCCTGGAGCGCACGGGACGGGCCAGACTGACCCTCAAATACGGCGACGCGGGCCGCCCGGAACATCGCTACGTCTGGGCGACCCGCGCCTGATCGCGCCTCGCACGGGGCGGCTCTGGGCGCTCTCAGACGGCCCCGGCTCCGGTGAGCGCGCGCACCTCGGTCTCGGCGTGCTTGGCCTCG
This genomic interval from Streptomyces dengpaensis contains the following:
- a CDS encoding sucrase ferredoxin; translation: MSTCTTASRHLDEPLGGTAATARTWLLIEQPGPWGAKALTASHLDPVLGRALEAAAEGTGVRIALIRRPGRHADCGTPSERHVYAAHTTPGNVWLHGAITSDPQQLLNLDFAALGMGDPHTFDTVLQGRPHTGDPLALVCTNGKRDRCCALLGRPLAAALAASGLQGVWEVTHLGGHRFSPTLLVLPYGYAYGRAEAHAVKEILQGIREGRVVTEGCRGSSAWERPGQAAELAVRTATGERAAAALTVVGTDGAAPRWEVTVAHTDGRLWRVIVTQGASLPPRPESCGSALGSPARMDVVAVQELTRTALVVPC
- a CDS encoding sensor histidine kinase, with the translated sequence MSPTPPVRRLRLGLPRRVFQQVLLMQVAIAAGVAVLATGLFLAPLSALLDDQAMRRALAIAQTTAVQPQIAEDLQMTRPSAGGPVQVEAERIRKASGAEYVVVMNMHGVRWSHTDTAEIGHLVSTDPRQALAGQNVMEIDTGTLGRSARGKVPLRDTDGKIIGAVSVGIKYDSVRARLIDAIPGLFAYAGGALAVGALAAYLISRRVQRQTRDLAFSDISALLAEREAMLHGIREGVVALDRGGRVRLLNDEAQRLLGVDAEAIGQPLDDALGPGRTTDVLAGRVTGTDLLTVRGHRVLVANRMPTDDGGAVATLRDRTELEQLGRELDSTRGLIDALRAQDHEHANRMHTLLGLLELEMYDEAVEFVGEVVGDHRVTAEQVTEKIHDPLLAALLVGKATVAAERGVALRISDRTLLPDRLIDPGGLVTVVGNLVDNALDAVAGTPHARVEVELRAEGRTAVLRVRDTGPGIPEERRELIFTDGWTTKKPPAHGKRGIGLSLVRRLAERQGGSAAVAEAEGGGAEFTVVLPEALTDPEALTDPEAPTDPGLAAEPSPKTAVTAVTEAKDDAEGAKEGSR
- a CDS encoding response regulator, with product MIEVLVVDDDTRVARVNAAYVEKVPGFHVAGQAHSAAEALRRMEALPRLDLVLMDHYLPDETGLAVVQEMRRRGHQTDVIMVTAARDISTVQAAMRQGALQYLVKPFAFAGLRTKLEAYADLRRTLDGGGEAEQSEVDRIFGALSASAEPDLPKGHSPTTAELVRRALVSAEGPLSAQEVAEETGLSRQTAQRYLKLLERTGRARLTLKYGDAGRPEHRYVWATRA